One stretch of Longimicrobiaceae bacterium DNA includes these proteins:
- a CDS encoding nucleotidyltransferase domain-containing protein — MARDWEALLRSWSKPPSETEQTKCENAERMIREAVRSSPTLKSRTIEVFTQGSYRNNTNVRLDSDVDICVRCMDVLFDDYSMSGGLSREQTGITPASYTYSQYKDELGSV; from the coding sequence ATGGCTCGAGACTGGGAGGCGCTTCTTCGGAGTTGGTCGAAGCCGCCGAGTGAAACGGAGCAGACGAAATGCGAAAACGCCGAGCGCATGATCCGGGAGGCAGTCCGCTCCAGCCCGACCCTGAAATCCAGAACGATTGAGGTCTTCACCCAGGGGTCCTACCGCAACAACACCAACGTCCGCCTCGACAGCGATGTCGACATCTGCGTCCGGTGCATGGATGTGCTGTTCGATGATTACTCCATGAGCGGCGGCCTGTCGCGGGAGCAGACAGGGATTACCCCCGCGAGCTACACGTACTCTCAGTACAAGGACGAGCTAGGGTCTGTCTGA